A window of Chitinophagales bacterium contains these coding sequences:
- the rplQ gene encoding 50S ribosomal protein L17, whose translation MRHGDKINNLSRTKAHRDALLSNLAAQLITHKRIVTTLAKAKALRTYVEPLVTKAKNNTTHQRRVVFSYLQDKEAIKELFGLVAEKVGGRPGGYTRIIKLGARPGDNAEKAMIELVDFNEIYGKTAGDASKDGAKKTRRGRGAKKASETGAEEAAETKGEE comes from the coding sequence ATGCGTCACGGAGACAAGATCAACAACCTGAGCCGCACCAAAGCACATCGCGATGCGTTGCTCAGTAACCTGGCCGCTCAGCTGATCACCCACAAGCGGATCGTTACCACCCTGGCCAAAGCCAAAGCTTTGCGCACGTATGTAGAACCCCTGGTTACCAAAGCCAAAAACAATACGACCCATCAACGTCGTGTGGTATTTAGCTACCTGCAGGATAAAGAAGCCATCAAGGAATTGTTTGGCCTGGTTGCTGAAAAAGTAGGCGGCCGTCCCGGTGGTTATACACGTATCATCAAACTGGGTGCACGTCCTGGTGATAATGCCGAGAAAGCCATGATCGAACTCGTTGACTTTAACGAGATCTATGGTAAAACAGCCGGTGATGCTTCCAAAGACGGAGCCAAGAAAACCCGTCGTGGCCGCGGAGCTAAAAAAGCTTCCGAGACCGGAGCCGAAGAAGCCGCTGAAACCAAAGGAGAAGAATAA
- a CDS encoding DNA-directed RNA polymerase subunit alpha has product MSILNFQKPDKIILQKATDFEAQFEFRPLEPGYGVTVGNALRRVLLSSLEGYAIVGVKIEGVEHEFATITGVSEDVVEMILNLKQVRLKKIVDHEVANERIILSVKNTTEFTAGMIGQATQSFQVMNPEQLICTLDSSAKIDIELTIGKGRGYVPAEENKPKDAPLGYIPVDSIYTPIKNVKYTIENTRVEQRTDYEKLIMEVSTDGTIHPEEAVKQASRILIQHLMIITDENITFDNKEEKKEDLVDEQTLQLRKVLKTPLEDLDLSVRAFNCLKAAKINSLSELVQYEQEDLMKFRNFGQKSLAEIEQVLTERGLSFGMDLVKLGVDPDEL; this is encoded by the coding sequence ATGTCCATTCTGAACTTCCAAAAACCTGATAAAATCATCCTGCAAAAGGCCACGGATTTTGAAGCCCAGTTTGAGTTTCGTCCGCTGGAGCCTGGCTATGGTGTCACCGTTGGTAATGCCCTCCGTCGGGTGCTGCTGAGCAGCCTCGAAGGTTATGCCATTGTAGGCGTGAAGATCGAGGGAGTGGAGCACGAATTCGCTACCATCACTGGTGTGAGCGAAGACGTGGTGGAGATGATCCTGAACCTGAAACAGGTTCGTTTAAAGAAGATCGTTGACCATGAAGTGGCCAATGAGCGGATCATCCTTTCCGTAAAAAATACAACTGAATTTACCGCCGGTATGATCGGCCAGGCTACACAGAGCTTCCAGGTGATGAACCCGGAGCAACTGATCTGCACCCTGGATTCCTCTGCCAAGATCGATATCGAACTGACCATCGGTAAAGGACGTGGGTATGTTCCTGCTGAAGAGAACAAACCCAAAGATGCCCCGCTGGGTTATATCCCCGTGGATTCCATCTATACGCCGATCAAGAATGTAAAATATACCATTGAGAACACCCGTGTGGAACAGCGGACCGACTACGAAAAGCTGATCATGGAAGTTTCTACCGATGGTACCATTCACCCCGAAGAGGCTGTTAAACAAGCCAGCCGGATCCTGATCCAGCACCTGATGATCATCACCGACGAGAACATCACCTTTGACAATAAAGAAGAGAAGAAAGAAGACCTGGTGGACGAACAAACCCTGCAATTGCGCAAGGTGTTGAAGACCCCGCTGGAAGACCTCGACCTCTCTGTTCGTGCCTTCAACTGTCTGAAAGCCGCCAAGATCAACTCGCTGAGCGAGCTGGTTCAATACGAGCAGGAAGACCTGATGAAGTTCCGGAACTTTGGTCAAAAATCACTGGCTGAGATCGAGCAGGTACTTACCGAAAGAGGATTGTCCTTTGGTATGGACCTCGTTAAACTCGGCGTAGATCCGGATGAACTGTAA
- the rpsD gene encoding 30S ribosomal protein S4 — MARYTGPKTKISRIFGEPILGNGKWLNKNSNPPGQHGASRKRKTLGEYALQLREKQKAKYTYGVLEKQFRKTFEEAARRKGVTGENLIKLLEARLDNTVFRMGIAPSRPAARQLVSHKHITVNGEVVNTPSFEVKPGDVISLKEGTKEKTSITSTIGAKNPKFSWLDWNETEMKGTFIAYPERESVPENIKEQLIVELYSK; from the coding sequence ATGGCACGTTACACTGGTCCAAAGACCAAGATCTCCCGCATTTTTGGAGAGCCCATTCTGGGTAATGGAAAATGGCTGAACAAAAACAGCAACCCTCCCGGTCAGCACGGTGCATCACGCAAGCGTAAGACCCTTGGAGAGTATGCCCTTCAGCTTCGCGAAAAACAAAAGGCCAAATACACGTATGGTGTTTTGGAGAAACAATTCCGTAAAACATTTGAAGAAGCCGCCCGTCGCAAAGGGGTAACAGGTGAAAACCTGATCAAACTCCTCGAAGCGCGTCTGGATAACACCGTGTTTCGTATGGGTATCGCTCCTTCCCGTCCTGCTGCTCGTCAGTTGGTCAGCCACAAACACATCACCGTAAATGGAGAAGTAGTAAATACTCCTTCCTTTGAGGTTAAACCCGGCGATGTGATCAGTCTGAAAGAAGGTACCAAAGAGAAAACGTCCATTACCAGCACCATTGGCGCAAAGAACCCCAAATTCAGCTGGCTGGATTGGAATGAAACCGAGATGAAGGGTACTTTTATCGCGTATCCCGAGCGTGAAAGCGTTCCTGAGAATATCAAGGAACAACTGATCGTGGAATTGTACTCTAAGTAA
- the rpsK gene encoding 30S ribosomal protein S11 yields the protein MAKAQQQQQSAKAAAKKRVVKVDAYGDAHIVASFNNIIISLTNKTGQVISWSSAGKMGFRGSKKNTPYAAQMASADAAKTAFDAGLKRVDVYVKGPGSGRESAIRSLSQSGIEVVMIKDVTPLPHNGCRPPKKRRV from the coding sequence ATGGCAAAAGCACAACAACAACAACAAAGCGCCAAAGCCGCCGCCAAAAAGCGGGTGGTAAAAGTGGACGCTTACGGAGATGCCCATATAGTGGCCTCCTTTAACAACATCATCATCTCCCTGACCAACAAAACTGGCCAGGTGATCTCCTGGAGCAGTGCCGGTAAGATGGGATTCCGTGGTTCTAAAAAGAACACACCCTATGCCGCTCAGATGGCTTCTGCAGATGCCGCAAAGACCGCGTTTGACGCCGGTTTGAAGCGTGTGGATGTATATGTAAAAGGTCCTGGTTCCGGCCGCGAAAGCGCCATCCGCTCCCTCTCCCAATCGGGTATCGAGGTAGTGATGATCAAAGACGTGACCCCGCTGCCACACAATGGCTGCCGTCCGCCCAAGAAGAGAAGAGTATAA
- the rpsM gene encoding 30S ribosomal protein S13 — protein sequence MARIAGVDLPKNKRGEIGLTYIYGIGPSTARYILDKNDIDRSKKVNEWNDSDLNAIRNTITEEFKVEGQLRSEVQMSIKRLLDIACYRGLRHRKGLPVRGQRTKTNSRTRKGKRKTVAGKKKAPKK from the coding sequence ATGGCACGTATTGCCGGTGTTGATTTACCCAAGAACAAAAGAGGCGAAATTGGACTGACCTATATCTATGGTATTGGTCCATCTACGGCCCGTTACATTCTGGACAAGAATGATATCGATCGCAGCAAGAAAGTGAACGAGTGGAATGATAGTGATCTGAATGCGATCCGTAACACCATCACGGAGGAATTCAAGGTGGAAGGCCAGCTTCGTTCAGAAGTTCAAATGAGCATCAAGCGTTTGCTTGATATCGCTTGTTACCGTGGACTTCGTCATCGTAAAGGGTTACCGGTTCGTGGCCAGCGTACAAAAACCAATAGCCGGACGCGTAAAGGAAAGAGGAAGACAGTTGCCGGTAAGAAGAAGGCACCGAAGAAATAA
- the ykgO gene encoding type B 50S ribosomal protein L36 produces MKVRASIKKRSADCKIVRRKGKLYIINKKNPRYKQRQG; encoded by the coding sequence ATGAAAGTAAGAGCATCCATAAAGAAGCGCAGCGCCGACTGCAAGATCGTACGCAGAAAGGGTAAGCTGTACATCATTAACAAGAAGAATCCCCGCTATAAGCAGCGTCAGGGATAA